A genomic stretch from Lathyrus oleraceus cultivar Zhongwan6 chromosome 2, CAAS_Psat_ZW6_1.0, whole genome shotgun sequence includes:
- the LOC127123260 gene encoding uncharacterized mitochondrial protein AtMg00810-like, protein MVYRVHMSLYGLKQSPRARFGIFNIVVQQFDDISITGNDQQRLLQLKQYLANQFQTKYLGKLRYFLGIEVAQSKDVLVISRCKYAMHICEETNLLNAKPIRTPMDPSVKLLPNQRALSDSGRYKIFVRNLNYLTVTHPDISFAVSVVIQFLNSLCQEHMGVVIRILRYIKYAPGKGLVYEDKGHTKIFIYSDVDWVGSSIDRRSAFGYCVLVRGSLISWKSMKQNVVARLSVEAEHRSMEILFTSILSKQS, encoded by the exons ATGGTTTACAGGGTACACATGTCTCTTTACGGTCTTAAGCAATCTCCGAGAGCTCGGTTTGGCATATTCAACATTGTAGTACAACAATTTG ATGATATTTCCATAACTGGTAATGATCAGCAGAGACTACTCCAATTAAAACAATATCTCGCGAATCAATTTCAGACAAAATACCTTGGTAAACTCCGCTATTTTTTGGGTATAGAGGTAGCTCAATCTAAAGATGTTTTGGTGATTTCTCGGTGTAAATATGCTATGCATATTTGTGAAGAAACAAATTTGCTGAACGCTAAACCAATTAGAACTCCTATGGATCCAAGTGTCAAACTCCTACCCAATCAGAGAGCTTTATCTGACTCAGGAAGGTATAAGATATTCGTTAGAAATTTGAATTATCTCACGGTCACTCATCCAGACATTTCTTTTGCAGTTAGTGTAGTAATCCAGTTCTTAAATTCACTTTGTCAGGAACACATGGGTGTTGTTATTCggattctgagatacatcaaatATGCTCCAGGAAAAGGTCTTGTGTATGAAGATAAAGGACATACTAAGATATTTATATACTCTGATGTTGATTGGGTAGGGTCATCCATTGATAGACGATCCGCCTTTGGGTATTGTGTACTTGTTAGAGGAAGCCTTATATCATGGAAAAGTATGAAACAAAATGTAGTTGCAAGATTAAGCGTTGAGGCAGAGCATAGGTCCATGGAAATTTTGTTTACTAGTATTTTAAGTAAACAATCATGA